A region from the Triticum urartu cultivar G1812 chromosome 1, Tu2.1, whole genome shotgun sequence genome encodes:
- the LOC125510990 gene encoding tRNA-dihydrouridine(20/20a) synthase-like isoform X1 has product MASGVSTSMVHRTMCLTGIAGSIAYNWSRPGMKTSVKLIHASVAPMMDWTDNHYRTLARLISRHAWLYIEMVVAETIVHQKDKLVCFFGLSWSGAIKLHCFGITDFI; this is encoded by the exons ATGGCGTCAGGGGTGTCCACGAGCATGGTGCACC GGACGATGTGTCTCACGGGGATCGCGGGATCCATCGCCTACAACTGGTCCAGGCCCGGCATGAAGACCAGCGTCAAGCTCATCCACGCCAG CGTGGCGCCGATGATGGACTGGACAGACAACCACTACAGGACGCTAGCGCGGCTAATATCGAGGCACGCCTGGTTATACATAGAGATGGTAGTTGCCGAGACCATTGTGCATCAGAAAGATAAGTTGGTGTGTTTTTTTGGTCTTTCTTGGTCCGGTGCCATTAAGCTTCATTGCTTTGGGATAACTGATTTCATTTAA
- the LOC125510990 gene encoding uncharacterized protein LOC125510990 isoform X2: protein MASGVSTSMVHRGDDVSHGDRGIHRLQLVQARHEDQRQAHPRQRGADDGLDRQPLQDASAANIEARLVIHRDGSSWGYCWCAESCLELEEWMHVELERTKTY from the exons ATGGCGTCAGGGGTGTCCACGAGCATGGTGCACCGTGG GGACGATGTGTCTCACGGGGATCGCGGGATCCATCGCCTACAACTGGTCCAGGCCCGGCATGAAGACCAGCGTCAAGCTCATCCACGCCAG CGTGGCGCCGATGATGGACTGGACAGACAACCACTACAGGACGCTAGCGCGGCTAATATCGAGGCACGCCTGGTTATACATAGAGATG GTAGCTCATG GGGCTATTGCTGGTGTGCTGAAAGTTGCTTAGAGCTGGAGGAGTGGATGCATGTGGAGTTGGAGAGGACGAAAACCTATTGA